The window ccgaaaaccaaatgattttcctaaaccctaaaccgaaTTCGAAACCGAAAATTTCGGTTCGGCTGGTTCGGTTCGGACAAAAACCGCAGGACTGTTAAATAGTATGTTTTCTCTGTTAGCTGACGTGCATACACCTTTTGATACAGTTGATGGAGTTACTTTGAAGCCAAAGATGAGGGTGAGAGTTGATCCTTCACTTCTTCAGCTGACCAGAAACGGCAATTCAACAGAAGAAGCAAAGCGTGCGAATGAGTTCTTTCTCTCACTAGCAGCTTGCAACACAATCGTCCCGATCGTCACCAACACATCTGATCCCAACGTAAAGCTGGTAGATTACCAAGGAGAGTCCCCTGATGAGCAAGCACTAGTCTACGCAGCAGCTGCTTACGGTTTCTTGCTCATAGAGAGAACCTCTGGCCACATAGTCATCAACGTCCGCGGAGAGATGCAAAGGTTCAACGTCTTGGGACTGCACGAGTTCGACAGCGACCGGAAGAGAATGTCGGTGATACTGGGATGCCCTGATATGTCTGTGAAGCTCTTCGTAAAAGGTGCAGACTCGTCCATGTTTAGCGTCATGGATGAAGAATCCTACGGTGACGTCATTGAAGCGACCAAGAAACAGCTCCACGCTTACTCATCCGATGGTTTGAGGACTCTTGTTGTTGGGATGAGGAAATTGAACGATACAGAGTTCGAGCAGTGGCATGCTTCCTTCGAGGCGGCGAGCACGGCTTTGATCGGTAGAGCTGGACTGCTGAGAAAGGTCGCTGGGAACATCGAGACTAAGCTAAGGATAGTAGGAGCTACTGCGATCGAAGACAAACTGCAGCGCGGCGTCCCGGAGGCGATAGAGTCTCTTAGGATCGCGGGGATTAAAGTGTGGGTGTTGACAGGCGACAAGCAAGAGACAGCGATCTCCATTGGCTTCTCCTCGAGGCTTCTGACTAGAAACATGAGGCAGATTGTGATAAACAGCAACTCGTTGGATTCGTGTCGGAGGAGCTTAGAAGAAGCGAATGCTAGTGTTGCTAGTGATGACGAAGAAAGCGTGGCTTTGATTATTGACGGTACCAGTCTCATATATGTACTCGACAATGATCTTGAAGATGTGGTAAGTGAAGATCTCTTGCTTACTCTACTTATGTCTGTCTTTCATGGtgatgtaatttttattttacaatgcAGCTCTTCCAAGTGGCATGTAAATCCTCTGCAGTACTCTGCTGCCGTGTTGCTCCTTTTCAGAAAGCTGGAATCGTTGCACTTGTGAAGAACAGGACATCTGACATGACTCTTGCCATTGGTGATGGTAATGAGACCAGTTTGCTTGATCCTATCTAAGCAGAGTAACTagattctttgttttgttttctcacCTTTCTCATTTGTTTTTGGGGTTTTGACAGGTGCCAATGATGTCTCCATGATTCAAATGGCTGATGTTGGGGTAGGGATCAGCGGCCAAGAAGGTCGGCAAGCTGTGATGGCGTCTGATTTCGCAATGGGACAGTTCAGATTCTTAGTCCCATTACTCCTCGTCCATGGACACTGGAACTACCAAAGAATGGGTTACATGATACTATACAATTTCTACAGAAACGCAGTTTTCgttctaattttattttggtgAGTTAACTGTCTTTACTGCCTTTTGTTCTATCCGTCTTAGACTATAAGACTTAACTCTCAACAACTTTCACGTAGGTATGTTTTGTTTACTTGCTACACATTGACAACAGCCATCACGGAATGGAGCAGCGTCTTGTACTCAGTCGTATACACTTCCTTCCCTACGATAGTTATCGGTATACTCGACAAAAACCTCGGGAGGAGGATTCTTCTAAGCCATCCTCAGCTCTACGGTGTTGGCCAGAGAGCAGAGGGGTATTCGACCACGCTCTTCTGGTATACGATGTTTGACACGGTCTGGCAAAGTGCAGCTATCTTCTTCATTCCTCTCTTTGCTTACTGGGGAAGTACCATCGACACGTCGAGCCTAGGAGATTTATGGACCATTGCTGCAGTTGTGGTGGTGAATCTTCACTTGGCGATGGATGTGATTAGATGGAACTGGATCGCACACGCCGCCATTTGGGGATCTATTGTTGCAGCTTGTAtatgtgttgttgtgattgatgTTATACCCACTCTCCCTGGTTACTGGTAAGAACTTCTTTCCCTCAAGCTTccctgcattttttttttttgcccacATGTTCTAATTTTTATGGCTGTGACAGGGCAATATTCCAAGTGGCGAAGACATGGATGTTCTGGTTTTGCTTGCTTGCGATTGTGGTGACAGCATTGCTTCCTAGATTCGCCATCAAGTTTCTAGTCGAGTATTACAGACCTTCTGATGTTCGGATTGCTAGGGAGGTTGAGAAGCTTAGAAGTTTCAGTGAATCCCAACAAAACATGGGAACTGAAATGAACCAGATTCGAGATCCTCCAAGGAGATGATATCAGGACAGACCacattttctcaaaatcaaaaTTCTTTATACCCTTCAGTGGAagtaaatacaaattatatattttataaaatgttcaAGTTCCCTCTTGGTTTGCTTACTAATGCAAGAGTAGAGTTTGTTTTGGCTTGTAATGTAACATAAGATTTACTTAAATCTCCGGCTGTAATTTTACATTTTGTTGTAACATACACACCAGTTTTCCTTTGTAAAGagaagaaaattgaaaatttcatTCATTTCGTTTCCTGGTTAATCTTGTTCCCAGTGCAGTGACTGATAAAATCGGTTTTAGCTACTGATTAGACTACCCTTTTATGACATTCAtgtaatctaaaataaaaaaacaagtttCCACAAGAATTTAAAAACGGTCTGAACACTAATATGATTACATATCCAACAGGAGAGAAACATGAGAACACATCTTCCACAATCCAGAAAAAATCATACACAGCTTGCGTCTTATGCTGTTGAAGAGAAGATCAAACCGAGACTTTAACACTTTAGTTGCCACCAAGAGTAGCCGCCATTCACTGCCAGGTAAACAAAGCCCAGAGGTTCCATCTTTTAAGCTTTATTCACATATCTAATTAAGATTCAGTACATaagtaacaaataaaaaagagataCTAACCTTTCCCATCCAAAAATTATCAGAGGTCAACTCTTCTAGCCATCATCAACCAAATGAACCACGGCAAAACTCTGATCCGCAAAAGCACTTCTTCTTACCACATAAACTCTGAGCTCCACTAGTTCTCGTAACTCCATAGTCATAAGTTAACTCAGTCATGGGAGGAATATGAGAGATAGCAAAGAAGGCAACTTGCAAGAAGAGCTGACCGTTATTCTCATAACTAACCGGCTGCCAGAAAACATTAGGCGAGCAACTATGGTTCATGAACCTCGCAACGTTCCCAACGTTCTTAGCACTGATCACAAGAGGCAGCGGAAGCTCAGGCTCTTCAGACATCTCCTCAGTACCATCTTCATCCGCTAAGCCAGGCTCATAGTTCCATTTAAAAGGGGTATACACACGCGTCGTATCAAAAGTATAATCATCATTAGCCACCGTTGGTTGCATTTGCGATTTGTCTATAGCCTCGCCTGCGTATATACATATAAACGAACCAGCACGGATAGGATCCCACGACCGTAACCCCCATCCTCTGTTCACAGTCTTGAACACTTCGAGCTTCAGTTTCACTCCCATCTGAGTCACCTTGTTCTTGCAGCCCGGGCAGAGGCAAGCCGGGCTGCACTCATGAACCATACCCTTTCTACCAACTAAAACTCCGTTACCGGAGTAAGGGAAGTCACCTCCGTTTTTCCTTATGCAGTGACAGTTCAAGTTCCCCGGCTTGCACGCCCCGCCGCACTCACATCCATAAGAAGGCTGCTGAGTAAGCTTAAACGACGTCACAGTCGTTGAGTAGGTGAAGTAAGCAGGACCATTCTCACCGTCAACTTCATTCACAAGCGAGACTCCGATGCTTTCGACACCCGAAGTGAGGTCGGTGAGGATCATTCCTTCCCTCGAAGGCAAACCTTTCTTCCATTTCTGTATCTCAGTCCACGAGGCAAAGGCAGGAGCCTGACCAGGAGCTC of the Brassica rapa cultivar Chiifu-401-42 chromosome A03, CAAS_Brap_v3.01, whole genome shotgun sequence genome contains:
- the LOC103855595 gene encoding phospholipid-transporting ATPase 1 translates to MDKPPPHHESISSRWSFSSKDKEVTFADLGSKRIRHGSAGADSEMLSMSQKEIRDEDARLIYINDPDRTNETFDFTGNSIKTAKYSVFTFLPRNLFEQFHRVAYVYFLVIAVLNQLPQLAVFGRGASIMPLAFVLLVSAIKDAYEDFRRHRSDRVENNRLALVFEDNEFKEKQWKYIRVGEVIKVVSNQTLPCDMVLLATSDPTGVVYVQTTNLDGESNLKTRYAKQETLQKATDLETFDGFIKCEKPNRNIYGFQANMEIDGRRLSLGPSNIILRGCELKNTEWALGVVVYAGSETKAMLNNSGAPSKRSRLETRMNLEIILLSLFLIALCTTAAATAAVWLRTHRDDLDTILFYRRKDYSVRPEGKNHNYYGWGWEIFFTFFMAVIVYQIMIPISLYISMELVRIGQAYFMTRDDLMYDESSNSSFQCRALNINEDLGQIKYLFSDKTGTLTDNKMEFQCACIGGVDYSGREPAESEQEGYSVEVDGVTLKPKMRVRVDPSLLQLTRNGNSTEEAKRANEFFLSLAACNTIVPIVTNTSDPNVKLVDYQGESPDEQALVYAAAAYGFLLIERTSGHIVINVRGEMQRFNVLGLHEFDSDRKRMSVILGCPDMSVKLFVKGADSSMFSVMDEESYGDVIEATKKQLHAYSSDGLRTLVVGMRKLNDTEFEQWHASFEAASTALIGRAGLLRKVAGNIETKLRIVGATAIEDKLQRGVPEAIESLRIAGIKVWVLTGDKQETAISIGFSSRLLTRNMRQIVINSNSLDSCRRSLEEANASVASDDEESVALIIDGTSLIYVLDNDLEDVLFQVACKSSAVLCCRVAPFQKAGIVALVKNRTSDMTLAIGDGANDVSMIQMADVGVGISGQEGRQAVMASDFAMGQFRFLVPLLLVHGHWNYQRMGYMILYNFYRNAVFVLILFWYVLFTCYTLTTAITEWSSVLYSVVYTSFPTIVIGILDKNLGRRILLSHPQLYGVGQRAEGYSTTLFWYTMFDTVWQSAAIFFIPLFAYWGSTIDTSSLGDLWTIAAVVVVNLHLAMDVIRWNWIAHAAIWGSIVAACICVVVIDVIPTLPGYWAIFQVAKTWMFWFCLLAIVVTALLPRFAIKFLVEYYRPSDVRIAREVEKLRSFSESQQNMGTEMNQIRDPPRR